The following DNA comes from Eretmochelys imbricata isolate rEreImb1 chromosome 2, rEreImb1.hap1, whole genome shotgun sequence.
GAGGTAAAATCTCCCAATAGTGCATTTAGGGCCTGATGGCAAAAGAaagagtcccactgaattcagtgggatttggatcagtcCTTTAGCCCGTTTGGCCCCACCTCCTGAATCATAAGATTTGATTGTTCATCTCCTACCTTGCATAACTACAGACAGTGATATTACTGGCCATACTAttatacagatttttaaaaccaaCCCTAATAATTTACCAATATCAGGGAACTCCACAAGATGACTTTACAGCataaagaaatatttgtttttatttgtgtgaAACATACTTGTGTATCTAATAAGGCTATTGTAAGGGTAAGTGAATTAATATTTGTGGTGCTCTTTCATAAATGTGACATACTATGTTAGTGCTAAATACTCTTCTTAATCGTTTTGCTATTACTACCATTTAATTTCCAGCATCCTTCTCTTTTTCATATTATGTGAAAAAAgaggaaaactgattttttttccccctctgattGTTGTTCAGAAGCTGACAAATGTCATTTACTCTAGGgataaatttaaaatgaaaacctgaTACTTTCCCCACTTTTTAGGCAGAGGCTGAAACTTGTTTGTTAAACTAAAATCAGTGACTGTTTAGGTGTATTTGTAACACTCTTAAAATAAAACAGACCCGTTTAAATACTACTAATGtgggttacttttttttttcttttttgaactttGTGTTCTATAAAGTTTTCACAGATCCAGAGACAGTTTGGGTcaattaaaccagtgtaaatcaacAGTGATTCATTTGGGTCCTATTCTCCTGTCACTTGCACACGTTTCACACAAGTGTAaatttaattgacttcagtgcacaATGTTTTTCCTCTTATTTACACAATGTGTAAGTTAGAGGAGAAGCATGCCTTCCACCCCATAATTCATTCTGTGTAACCTACAAAGCACCAGAAACGTATGTAGCCGGACACCAAACTCCTAGATGGAAATGTGACACCCTGTAGACCAGAATCAACAGTGATAAAAAGATGGTGCAAGTTACCTGTAATTAGATCAGAAAAGAGGTATAATTTGTGAAGTTTTAAAAACGGGTTCCTCGCATACAGAGGGGCCCAAAGAGAAAGCTGTGATAGGAAAAGCAGCCAACAAGGAGGTTGTAGATAATTTATCCCATTCCCTTTACCGATCCTACACCCGCTTTATCTTGAACGCTTCTATTGCTTTTCTTGCTATGTTCCCTCTCCTCTCTTGTCCCTaattacatcccctttcctgtgACTGCCAAATTGGTGTAAGTTACAGTTACATCCGTTCCTTAACCAATTTACACCCCCTCTTACTTCATTGCATAATTTTGCACCAGGATTTTTATGGGAGTTCACCTGCTGCGTATAGTTCCAACAGTGTAACTGAAGAATAGACCTCTGGGAATAATTCTGCACCGGCAGGTAGTTGCACAAGATGATGTAATGGACCTATACCTCCAGCTATTTTGTGTCACTCTAGTGCCTCAAAGCAGTTGCAAAACCCTGCATAACCGGCCAGATAAATTAGATTCACAGCAATTTTACCCCACCAGGCTATACCAgtaaatctggccccaaatatcTTTTCTGTCTCTTGTTTGCATGATTCTTATCATCTGATGCTGTTAACCTGCCTTTTTAAGCAGCTGAAACTCTAACATGCAGACTCTCTAGGCTTGTTTCTAATATCACAGTCATTGTTGTAAATAAGGAGCGGCTCTAGTGAAGTCCAGGGGGTTAAACTGTTGTAAAAATGTAAGTGAGATCAGGCTCAGACTCTAGGAGCATGATTCTCCTTTTGTGTAATTTAGGAGTAACTCCCCTCAAGTCATTGGAATTGCTCAGTGTAAAACTGCTTccagaaaaaaaatgggttttccagctgtgtgtgatgttcTGAGCCTGAGAAAGTAcagtgagcctgattctccacagaCCTACACCagtttgacttcactggagttactcctcaATTATATCAGGGCTAGTGAGCTGAGTATCTGACCCAAAGCTTATTTCAACCTGTTAAAGactgtggcccagatcctcagctggtgtaaatcagcataactccattgaagtcaatagaggtacaccaatttacaccagctgaggattttatCCTTGTGTGTCTCCTCATTTCTGTTCCAGTGACACTCCAGTAACATCAAGCCCCCTCGTATAGCGTTTTGTTAGTCATTGTCATTGTTAGCAATGACACATCTATGTACTTTGCCACATTATGCCCCACTGCTTGAGCAGGCACTGACCAGCATCAGCGTAGCTTGTGTATTTCATGAGAATATTTCAATGTGAAGTGGTCCTGATGAGAATCCAGCATCAAATTGCCCCTTCCTGTTTCGTTTTTTGCAAGAGGAGCAGATTTAAAATGGCTGCTGGCCCCCggaagaggaaggaaaagttTTCTCCTGTAGAACTTGAGATTTTGGTGGCAGAGGTGACCAAAAATCACGCTAGGCTCTATGGGAGTGAGAGAGTCAACCTGAGCCAGCCAGAGAGGGAGAAGATATGGTGCAGCATTGCCAGGAAGATCAATGCTGTCGCCCGGTCCCCCAGGACCCCCCGGGACCTCCGGAGGAGATGGGATGATATGAAGAGGCGCACCAAGGAGAAGCTGGTGGAGATGAGTCGCTCAACGGGGGAGCCCAGACCTGATACTGTGGTGGTGCGGATTTTGGAAAGTCCTTTGCTTGGGCAGGAGGAGGCTATTAAAGAGGCTGAGGCCAGAGtggtggcagaggaggaggatggtggtggtggtgatggtgttaTGCACACTGGTGGCCCTCACATAACTCTGGAGCTTCAGTCAGGTAAAGAGTCCTAAACAAAACCATTCATCCCATCCACACACATCAGCAGACTGGGGAaagctgggggaaagggggagggggaggagccttTCTCTAGAAGGTTATCTTTGGAGGCTGTGACGTGGTCTCCCCTGCAATGTTAGATTGCTACAGCCAACCTTATGGCAAGAGAGGACTCTGCAAATGAAATCTCAGATCCAAATAGGCAGAACCTCTCACACAACAGCTTTTGATTCTGGAGTCTTacattctcccccttccctcccccctttcccccccacctccgcccCATCCTTCAGGACAGAGATGTCTCCTTGTACAGGAGCTTGGAGTTACTCAAAGGAATTCACCCTGCAGAGCAGGAAATCATCTACGGGACATGAGGAATTTTAATGTCCCAGGACCTTATCATCTAATATTTCAGATGAAACAATtacataagagagagagagatccctcTGGTTCACAAATACAAAGCACAAGACCTATTGAGACATTCACATGCACACAGTCAAACTAATGTCCCTTTCCTGAGCTCATATGCACACCCACACAGCAGACATCATTCCTTTAGCATATTAACCAAAAAGGCTGCTTTCTGTGTTGCTAACGTGTAAAGAACTCATGTTTTGATATTTTGATCCCCcacagatgaggaggaggaagtgccTGGTTGCACATGGGTGCCTTTGAGGACTATTGAAATGCCTATGCCAGCTGAGACAGATGCGTTAGAGCAGCGGGGGGCACTGCACACTTcagtttcctctccctccccaccttcctccccacagaTGCAGCAGCGGGCTGCCTATGGAAGGCGGTCATCCCAGACTGCCCGGCATCCTAAGCAGAAGTACAACATCTCAGAGTTTGAGAAGCAGCTGATGGATGCTCATCTCCAGCAAAGCACCCTCTTGTCCTCCTGGTACCAGCAGCAGAGCTCCCTCATGATCCAGCAGAACCTCATCTTGGAGAACTTAGTGGAACAGAACAAGAGGCTGGCAGACAATGTCGAGTCACTCAACCGGACGCTGGAGAAGCTGGTCGACTACCAGCATCCGCGCAGGGAGACAGTACATTTTGTGCAAGACTGCACCCCTGAGACTTCTGCCCGTCTGCCCTCCCGGATAGCCAGTGGCGAGtctgtggggcagtcagggatcGAGGTGTTCTCGGGAATGATCTTGAAAGTCGAAGAGGAGATCTAAACAGAAACACAGAGTCTTCTCAAATGCCATTTTCATAGTTTTTAAGGACAGTTCTCTAAAACAAATACTTTTTATGATGGGTAAAAAATTCCTCATGATTTGTAGGTCACGGTAAATGCTACAGTAGCTCTTTTTTTAGAGGGTCAAGATTCTTGGGTATATTCTACATATAGCCTTTTTTGGTTGCCCAGTATGGGACAGGATATCATTCTGTTTTATAACCAGCAGCGCTGTCCATTTATGAGAAACAATTTTGTATCAGTTCTTTTTATTGTGAAAGATATTTTCTTACATAAATCCAAACCATATAAAAATAAACTCTGTTCATATTTATCTTTACTCTTAAGAGTCTGTCCCCCGTGGATATTATTCTTTTCCGGAAACATTTttaggtttaaaaagaaaaaaaaaaagaagaaatcattGCTAAGGCCGTAGAacttgagggcctgatcctgcttccactgatgtcaaagaGAAATTTGTCATTGAGATTGATGGGAGCAGGACGGAGCTCTTATTGTTATTTGGATTATGTTTGCTGATTTAATAATACTGGGTAGAGTTCTTTTATGAGCAAATAAGACAGTTTGTTTTCTAAGTATAAGCATACGGAATTCCATTTATTCCCCCTTCAGTCTATCCCGACCTTCTCACTAGCTTTGTGTTTGAAAGACACACGATATATCAATGAATGAGACATTTAGGACTGTAGGAATATAATACTCAATAATACAGTTCAACTTTGCCATCTTGCACTAATTTTATCACGAATCTCATGATATttgtgtttttctgaaagcctcAACTCTTGGGGAATACATGAGCATCtgagttttccttttaaaaaccctAAATGTCTAGTCCacatggttttagagaaaagaCTGAAAACATAATGTGGCTCCAGAGAAAGAGAACCCTTGACTTCGGCAATAACTCATACCAAATCAGATTCAAGGTCCATGttgtccagcatcctgtctccagtGGAGACTAGCACCAGATGTTTTataggaaggtgcaagaaaccccacagtgGGGATAATCTGCCCACCATGGAGGTCTCATCCTGATCCCTAATATTTAGAGAATGGCTTATGCCACAAAGCCTGAGGCTTAATATCATCTTCCAAGCCTTTTTGTTTGCATTAAGTATTATAACtgtggatattcttgttatccagaTCAATATCCAATCCCTCTTCAAATCTTGCTACGTTTTTGGCCTCAACAACATCATATGACAATGAGAGCCACAAGCTAATTATATGTTGCTTGAAAGAGTATTTCTCTTTATTGGTTTTGAGTTTGccgcctttcagtttcattggaCATTCCCTTGTTTTTATATTTGAATTGGTTTTCTTCCTTTCCAATACATAATCCAGTGTGAGAGTGTGAAACTGCTAGGGCACACCAAATCAGTTTATTAAGAATCATGCCACTCTCAGCTCCTGCAAAGGGTAAATTGATCTAAAATCTCCATTGAAGAAATAACCAAATCAATTCTTGGTAAGAATTAACACAGTTCCAATTACCAGACTCTTGCCAGAATCCCAGTTTTTTTCATCTAGTGCAAAGAGttaaatcaaaaacaaatggtgCTTGGCTATAGATCCTATATCCCAACCCCTCTGTTGATCTCAGAATCCATTTTAACATTTGCAAACCAGAAGGCAGTTATTTGAAATAGCTTGCTGCTTGGAAGGATTCACCTTCACTGAATGACTTTGGCTACATTGTGGCCTTATACACCTTTACACTCAGGCAGCTTTAAACCACTCTTAAcagtataaaggggccttaaagtaaGCATAAATATAGTATACACCCACTTTAAGGTCTGTTTTTGCtgtcagagtggtgtaaagggtcCTTAGCGTCAAAGACAAGCACCCCTGTGTCTTTTATTCCCTCTTGCTCTAAAGATTATACCATTTTCTCGGGATAAGCATCTTTCAGATAGcactataaaatattttctttcctttcctcctgctTCCCTTATATTCATAAAACACCCAATGAACTAAGTAAGTTCCCTCGGAGTGTAATACACTTTAACATCAGTGCACAATAATGAAGTTTACATATTATAATTATCATTTGCTATAAAAAGCTGAAGGTTTGCATTCATCTGTACGTTTGTAATGTGTTAAACAGCAAGCACTTAACATGTCTATAAATGTAATGAATGTGTTTGAGGCGATCTTCTATTTCTGATAGTGCCCTTCTTCCCCAAGGatcacaaagcattttacaaCTTGCTCTGTAAACTGGACATACAGATCATTTCTACCAGCACTGAAATTTCATCCCTCTTGGAGGTGAAACACAGCAACAGTTTCAGGGTAGGTCTCCCAGTGTCTCTAATGATGGTCAGATCAGGCTCTATTAGCACACAACCCCACTAGAAAACAGTTTAGTAAAGGAAGAAAGGAATCCAGTTGAAACAGCAGGAGGATTGACATTGACGGAATGTAATTACCCATGCTGGAGTGAGCCCAAACAGTGGTATCTCCAACAACACAGTGCCCCAGTGACTGATACAGAAGACTACCTTTTGCTGTTTCTTTCTGAAGTGTTTGGATGTGCCTTAGAAATCTCCCATTCGCGTACCCACAGGCCCCAACCCTATTTGGCATGTGAGATTACAGTGCTGCGTGGAACGTAAAGTACAGGCCATATTCAGACTATGTCACAAGCAAATAATTATCTCATGAAAAAACTTTGTAGCCAGCAGGTGTTCTGCTTTGGCTAATTTTTTCAAGCTTAGGTCGGTACAGTGAGGGAGGGACCTAAAGCCATATTTAggactggcctgattttcagctatGCTGAGCACCTACATTATCCATTGGCTTTGGTGGGAGCTGCAGTTGATCAGAACCTCTGGAAATCATTTGTTTTGTCTCTCATTCTCCAGCTTTCTCGACAAAGGGGAGTGGGTCAGTTATGGTGCAAGCCCCCTGCACTCTTCCATAGAGCCAAGCGTCAGGGGGTTTGGTTAGCCAGACCTGGCGCTTGCAGCTGTGGAACTATGGAGCAGCCAGCGACCTAGGCTGGTGAGGCATGCTGCCTGGAGAACAGCACAGCAGCTGAGGCCAGGACAGCCAGAGCACAGAAGTGCTGAAGTTTTGTTGGAACACATAGGGGAGGGTTAGGAAACTTTATGCTGGACTAGATCATGGGATCATGGCCTGGAGAGGGGAACCTGGCTGCCTGGAGAGTACAGTAGGGAGAGAAAACCCCTCCTCAAAAT
Coding sequences within:
- the TSNARE1 gene encoding t-SNARE domain-containing protein 1 isoform X2, translating into MSYGSIDGSGFGSRNPFGGPSRQGYQPLATQIDPNELQELFQETSANIFRINSNVTSLERTLRSLGTSNDTQELRDGLHATQQETNKTITTSTKAIKQLSEIVRGSSRQERLQLDRLNNQLSDAIQRYGAVQKKIAEKSKALLPTGQRSSKQSPKTPFSDLADDEKIFNGGDGMWQNQSQDQALLSEITEEDLEAIRLREEAIQQIESDMLDVNQIIKDLASMVYEQGDTIDSIEANIETASSNVESANQQLAKASQHQRSRFKMAAGPRKRKEKFSPVELEILVAEVTKNHARLYGSERVNLSQPEREKIWCSIARKINAVARSPRTPRDLRRRWDDMKRRTKEKLVEMSRSTGEPRPDTVVVRILESPLLGQEEAIKEAEARVVAEEEDGGGGDGVMHTGGPHITLELQSDEEEEVPGCTWVPLRTIEMPMPAETDALEQRGALHTSVSSPSPPSSPQMQQRAAYGRRSSQTARHPKQKYNISEFEKQLMDAHLQQSTLLSSWYQQQSSLMIQQNLILENLVEQNKRLADNVESLNRTLEKLVDYQHPRRETVHFVQDCTPETSARLPSRIASGESVGQSGIEVFSGMILKVEEEI
- the TSNARE1 gene encoding t-SNARE domain-containing protein 1 isoform X1; amino-acid sequence: MSYGSIDGSGFGSRNPFGGPSRQGYQPLATQIDPNELQELFQETSANIFRINSNVTSLERTLRSLGTSNDTQELRDGLHATQQETNKTITTSTKAIKQLSEIVRGSSRQERLQLDRLNNQLSDAIQRYGAVQKKIAEKSKALLPTGQRSSKQQSPKTPFSDLADDEKIFNGGDGMWQNQSQDQALLSEITEEDLEAIRLREEAIQQIESDMLDVNQIIKDLASMVYEQGDTIDSIEANIETASSNVESANQQLAKASQHQRSRFKMAAGPRKRKEKFSPVELEILVAEVTKNHARLYGSERVNLSQPEREKIWCSIARKINAVARSPRTPRDLRRRWDDMKRRTKEKLVEMSRSTGEPRPDTVVVRILESPLLGQEEAIKEAEARVVAEEEDGGGGDGVMHTGGPHITLELQSDEEEEVPGCTWVPLRTIEMPMPAETDALEQRGALHTSVSSPSPPSSPQMQQRAAYGRRSSQTARHPKQKYNISEFEKQLMDAHLQQSTLLSSWYQQQSSLMIQQNLILENLVEQNKRLADNVESLNRTLEKLVDYQHPRRETVHFVQDCTPETSARLPSRIASGESVGQSGIEVFSGMILKVEEEI
- the TSNARE1 gene encoding t-SNARE domain-containing protein 1 isoform X4 is translated as MKNNSCGWSHEDKKEVNAADTLHATQQETNKTITTSTKAIKQLSEIVRGSSRQERLQLDRLNNQLSDAIQRYGAVQKKIAEKSKALLPTGQRSSKQQSPKTPFSDLADDEKIFNGGDGMWQNQSQDQALLSEITEEDLEAIRLREEAIQQIESDMLDVNQIIKDLASMVYEQGDTIDSIEANIETASSNVESANQQLAKASQHQRSRFKMAAGPRKRKEKFSPVELEILVAEVTKNHARLYGSERVNLSQPEREKIWCSIARKINAVARSPRTPRDLRRRWDDMKRRTKEKLVEMSRSTGEPRPDTVVVRILESPLLGQEEAIKEAEARVVAEEEDGGGGDGVMHTGGPHITLELQSDEEEEVPGCTWVPLRTIEMPMPAETDALEQRGALHTSVSSPSPPSSPQMQQRAAYGRRSSQTARHPKQKYNISEFEKQLMDAHLQQSTLLSSWYQQQSSLMIQQNLILENLVEQNKRLADNVESLNRTLEKLVDYQHPRRETVHFVQDCTPETSARLPSRIASGESVGQSGIEVFSGMILKVEEEI